cttttgtgCACATTTTTTGCTGTATTTGGATCCTTGACGTAATTCTACTTGTACACCAAGCTGCCCTGCTTTTGTATGTGTATGCCTGGCCTGATTTCTTTGGGGTTCAGCCAGAGAAATccgccaagggaaaaaaaagcatAATAATTTTAGAGTTTCGCCCCTTTACAGTTTtatcctgcacacagtacctacACAGGTACAACATGACCTTATTCAACTGAATAGGAGCAGCTGCACTTCCGTGCCCACAAGGGTGTCGCTGTGCAGGGTGAATGTGGAGACACAGTATTACACCAAATCATTCTCAGTGGGGATCCCAGAGGTCGGTCCTAATGATATGACCTCATGGTTATCAGGTGGAATTAAAGGGGATatgccattaaagacacttatcccttatccacaaCCTTTCACcatccatagcaatgaatggagtgccagttatGTAAGcgtactggggaagagatgggggactttCAGTGGGTACCCCCAGCagtctgacacttatcccctgtcctgcagATAGGAAATACATATCTTTAATGGCTTTTGTCAGTACACTTGCATCAATAAACCATCACCACACTTGTCTTCCCAGTGACGTTTGAGGATAAAAAGAGAGAGAACTTTGAGCGGGGGAACCTGGAGCTAGAGAAGAGGcggcaggcattgctggagcagCAACGCAAAGAGCAGGAGAGACTGGCCCAGCTGGAGAGGGCCGAGCAGGAGAGGAAGGAGCGAGAGCGCCAGGAACAGGAGAGGAAGCGCCAACAAGAGCTGGAGAAGCAACTAGAGAAGCAGAGAGAGCTAGAGAGACAGCGAGAAGAGGAACGGAGGAAAGAGATCGAGCGGAGAGAGGTAACGGAACAAGGGGGTCCAATCATAGAAAAATAGTAAGAAGGAAAAGCTGTCCTGGAAGATTTGTTTTACCTGTTGGGGCAtggtcacatggtggaatttttgTGATGGAAACTGTTGCTGCAAATGGTTTCGATTAGAAATCTCATAGCATTTATGTTTCACAACTAGGCTGCCAAGCGAGAACTAGAACGTCAGCGACAACTAGAATGGGAACGAAATCGGCGCCAGGAGCTCCTGAATCAAAGGAACAAGGAACAGGAGGATATTGTGATCCTGAAAGCTAAGAAGAAGACGCTGGAGTTTGAGCTGGAAGCTTTGGTAAGTTACAACACAGCTTTCCACTTATCAGTCCACAACCAGATGGTCCAGGGCTGTAAGACGTCCTTATACTTGTCTTATAGAATGATAAAAAGCATCAGCTGGAAGGGAAGCTTCAAGATATCCGGTATCGCCTCACTACACAGCGGCAGGAGATAGAAAGTACGAACAAGTCTCGGGAGCTGAGGATCGCAGAAATTACACATCTACAGCAGCAGCTTCAGGTACGTAAGAGGGTCATAGGCATCCAAGGGATAGGGGTAAGCTGCGATGGGTGGGGGCTCGACCCCGGGACAGGCAAGGATGGGGGAATATCTCTATTCACACTAACAATATCCAAGATGTTCTGACAGTCTGCACACGGCTGCATCAAAATCCTTTCATgagaatggggctattcacatgaccatatctTTATTTTGGCCTTACGTTTTAAGTGTCAGATATTTGGagaagtttttgggttttttttgacgTTTTTGTGAATGAGAGAGATGCAAAATGTCCATGAgatatgtgacttttttttttttttgctttctaggAGTCTCAGCAGCTGCTTGGAAAATTGATCCCTGAGAAGCAGTCACTCAATGACCAGCTAAAGCAGGTTCAGCAGAACAGTTTGCACAGTGAGTACTGATACGTGTCGTCGCAGTGTTTCAGGAGGATCTGTGGCGTGGGtgcatttttatttcttattcttAATGTCTTTGTTACGGGTTgttgattcttaaaggggttgtgtaggatTAGAACACCTGGctgatttcttcttctcaggaagtgacatcacatccagtggtcacatgacaatgatacagttcagtcccattaaaatgaataaaactgagccacagcatggccatgtgacctacAGATGTGACATCTCTTCCTGAATTGAAATCTAGTCCTGCACAGCCCTTTTAGCAatccacaacccctttaactattcttATTATCTTTGCCGGTCTGCCATTAACATGTCTGCCAGTTTACACACTGGAGTTAGAAGGATTTCACCATTAAATGTCATAGAGTAAGAAGAGTTATAGCATTTATATACATAGTATGGCGCCACCTAGTGTTCAGCATATAGAGGAGTGTGCTTGTCCATGTAATGTGCTTAGTACCGGGggggtcacacatgctcagttccTCTCCCGTAGCCAGGTCTTTGCATAGTGATCCTCTGTTCACTGGTGGGCACCCAATAAAAATCCCTTTCTGCCCttcctgcaataccaagcacagcgctgggTACTAAGTGTAGAAGCcgcagcgctcacccaaacacTGATCGGTGCGATTCCTGTAAGCTTCGGGCCTTCACCGATCACCTATTGTCAGCCCGTCCCAagcatagatcatcaatatgcaaGTCCAATCCATCTTAGGATATAACAAGCTATAGTCCTGGTATTAGAGCGTATCCGTACCCATAATATGCAGGCACATGAGTTGTTAGGTCTGTTCTCTGGCTGGCAGAGTTGTATATTAATGGCCATGTTGTGACCTGTCCCCAGGAGACTCCCTCCATTCACTAAAGAGGGCTTTGGAAGCCAAGGAAATCGGTCGCCAGCACCTCCGGGATCAGCTGGACGAAGTGGAGAAAGAAACCCGGGCGAAACTTCAAGAGATCGATGTCTTTAATAACCAGCTGAAGGTAATTGTTATGGCGCTATACGGCCTGTGTCTCCTGTAGAGGAGGCGTCCAGCGCTGCGCTGTATAATCATTTCCATTAGTAATGGCTGTATATTGCTGTCTGTTCACATTAGTCTTGATTGGATCAATATCCTCGTTCCTAGTGATCGCAGTGGGCAGGTGGCctccctcagttaatgtttcaTGGATACAATCCTattaatttgtttgtttttctgtatATTGGAGCAGGACATCTTATCTTTCCACCTCATGTAGCTGTTATCCAAACACTTGTTTAGCCAACGGCTATTCCCCGGCATACACATGCACTCTCAGCTCTGCCATAATTGCAAATTAGTGGGACTCCCAGAAGTactcagatgtgaacagagcctaaatgaTAAAGGACTTCCTACTAGTAATTACAGTCTTAATATTGCTCCGTGTCATTTTGCGAGTAATAAAGCTTTCCCTCTGTAATTGTGACCAAGATGTGCGACCTCCATTAACCAAGTAAATGTGTTTTCCAGGAGCTGCGGGAGATGCACAGCAAACAGCAGCTGGAAAAGCAGAAGGATATGGAGGCTGAGAGGATGAGGCAGAAGGAACAGGAACGGAAGATGTTTGAGCTGGAGAAGCAGAAGGAGGAGGCTCTAAGGTAAATCCTCTGGGGGGCAGCGTTGTTATTGTGCTCGGTTGCATTGCTGAATGAGTAAAGTGGTCCCGGCCTGTGATATTCAATACCATGTCCTCTTCTCTGGCAGTGACATCAGGTTCATTGGTGATATGGTCATGCAggagctcagtcccatttgaATGAGCGGTATGAGTTgcagtaccaaacacagccactatataatgtatggcactgtgcttggtgaaCCTAGTGTAGGACACTCTCAGGACTACTGGAAAAACCTGGCGCCGCTGTGGCACAGTCACAGGAGAGCCAGTCCTCTGTGATAgcgggaccaccactgataatgACGGTGGTCCTGATATCCTCTATCTCTGTGCTTTGTGACACTATGATGTAGGTCATCCGTATCCAACTTTGTTAGGTCTTTAAGTTGTTGTTTACCCTGGCTAAAAATGGTGTGATCTGTCCCGTCCACTTTGTATGCCTgtagctctcctccagaaggaagaagtctgtctctctgctgccacctatagGTGGTCAGAGCTGTTATAGAGTTGGCATATTTACTCCAGGAAAGGTCCTGTAATATTTCATAAGGAGAGCCAGTATCTTACAAGAGCTGACCCTTTGTAGGAGTATTTGTGAGTCCATGTGAGCGATCCTTCCAGATTGTAGTTGGTAGACTTCCTCTCATTATATAACGTCTGTATATTTGATCCTCGGGGTGATAGCCAAGAGGAATAGTGACAGTGCAGAGCGAGTCAGGCCAGACTGTGATCCAGAATGGCCGAATGTACAGAGAGGCTTTAGGATAACCTACTTGAGATGCGTCTTCCCTTTATTTAGAGTCATGAGGTATCGGCCAAGGTACTGAAGCTTCCCCGCACCCCTTCCTTATGTCTTCCTTTATATTGTAGGAGGCTTTTTGAGACCTCAAAATACATCAAATTAGGCTAAATACAGACCCTGCCTTTTCTATTTTTCCCGTATTATGCAAACTAACAAATGTAGTACCTAGTCTGACCACTACACCGAGGATGGCGCTGTCTGTTTTGTTGCTTCCTTCTCTGTAGATCATCTTCAGAGAACAGCTCATCTGGGGAGGGGGTGGGTGGATGGTGTCAGACCTGcaccgatctgatattagtgacctgtcCTTAGAAAAAGCACAAACGTGGTAAATGTAATGGGACAGTTCTGGGTCTGATCCATACCAGAGTGTTAACCCTTGCTGCTTCTGgctttttcttcattcttcagGAAGGCACAGGAGCAGGACAAGCAATGGCAGGACCGGGTGAAGCAGGAAGAGGAGCCTCCGCGACACACAGTCCTCCAAGAGGAGGAGAAGCTGAAGAGAGAGGAGTCATTaaagaggatggaggaggagagaaGGTTGGAGGTTCAGGAAAAATCCAGCAAATTTTTCCAGCAGCCACCTGAGGCAATGAAACCTGTAGGACAGGTCCCCTGGACAGGTACAGGTGTGTGCTGGGGCTTAGCTGGCATGTTGCTTGTATGAGCGCACTTTGCATTGCACCATTTTTACATTTGTGTTCTTAGCCCATCAAGCTGATGATAGTTGTGAAGGTGTATTACCATCTTGTAATAATAAAGCATGCTGATACAGCTGGTGCTATGCATTTCGAGAGGCCCTCGTCCCTTTATCAGGCTCATAACACCCCTTTGTTATGTCCAATTTTGCAACTATTTTTCTTTTGCTCCGATGCATGAAAAATCACGAACCTAAGTAGCTGTGCAACTACTATCCTAAAATCTTCTAATGCTTTAAGTATGCAGCTCCTATGCAGGCCTGTAGGTGTTCATGGTTACAGGCTACcccttgtgtagtctgatcctgctgcCATGTTGTTCTCGTCTGTTTGATGTGTTCAACTGTATTTTTGGACTTCACACTGGATTTgcagtgtaactcccatttctATTTTTGCaatctactttattaacctatctaacttccttttaatagagaaCAGGCTGAATAGTTCCCATTACCAATGATCTAACTAAGCGTTCCCAAGGAGAATGTCCGTACACATGTCCGAGAcaaaggggagggggtgcagttcaaatggctgtatctctggttttataccaactGGAAAAAAGGTTCTGGTATCACATGAAAGCTGTCTATAAGAGGACTTGATCGATCACTAGTTAGGAATGTGACCTTTATATGTAGTGTGAACGGTGGCATATAAAGCtgaaattccctactatgtttttaactagtgatagatATCTCAGGTTGCGTTATAGATTGTACTGTGTTATTGGCAGCGTATGAgaatttcagctttcatatgacaccggaAGCATTTATATAGGTGGTATAGGACCAGAGATACAGCCGTTTCGGCTAACCACCCCCACCTTTGGCAAATGATACATCTGTACACACTACAaaagttttctattaaaaggaagttagataggttgagCATATTACAAAAATTTTCACCAAACATCCCTCCCGACACAATAGCAATGGGAGTTACATTTAATGTCTGTAACCATGAGCCTGGCTAGGAACTGTGTACACCAAACAGAATATTTCCGCCTGTCCACTCTGCTTTGTAACCTGCAGCAAGGGGCGTGAATGGGGCACAGATCCTGTATTACACCGCCGtttgattttctttctttttttccccttcagAGAAAGCGCCACTAACAATCTCTCAGGGGGACGTGAAGGTCGTCTATTACCGGGCTCTCTATCCTTTCGATGCAAGAAGTCATGATGAAATCACTATCCAGCCAGGGGATATTATCATGGTAAGCTCGACTATAGTAGGGTGACTTGTGCGCCATAACTCGGGAGATGGTCACTGCAAACAGAGGCACCACTTGGAACAGGGGGGTATTGGAGGACCCCCTTTTTTGGAGATGGGTGCACCTGTCTGATGTGGATATGCTATGAATGTGtgtaatgggaatacccctttaaaggggtttcctgcacTGGCATGTTGATGGCGtttacttaggataggtcatcaacaagtGTTCGGTAGGGATTCAATACTCGGGACCGCCAGTGATCAACTGTTTGAGGGTACTGTGGCCTTTTCCCTGTGCCATCAGCTTCATTGGTCATGTGTGAATGCGGCTGAGCTTCAGTACCAAGTATAGTTGTTACACTATGTAgggcgctgtgcttagtattcagCATTTACCTGAATTCTTTGGCcttttcaagcagctgatcagtggaggtgccagGTGTCTATTCCGaatgatagatcatcaatatgcaaGTCCCGGAAGATCTTTTTAACCCCTATGCTTTGATCAAGAAAGCAAATTTAGGGGACATGACCATAAGACGGTCATTAATATTTACACACCATCACTACAGTatctttctctgctcctctagGTTGACGAGAGCCAGACTGGAGAGCCAGGATGGCTAGGGGGTGAACTGAAAGGGAAAACGGGCTGGTTCCCTGCCAACTATGCCGAAAGACTGCCTGAAAGCGAGTTTCCAAGTACAGCAAAACCAGTAGCAGACACTACAGCCAAAACCACTCTCCACTTGACACCGTCCACGGCCACATCATCGGCTTTTACCGATTCTTCTACAAACGCCAACAACTGGGCAGATTTCAGCTCCACGTAAGTGTCCTGAATGTCAGACTGGTTATTACACGTCTCCATATGTGCTCCAGCGACTGCTCTATATAGGGACAGGGGCTTTATATGAGATTTCTCCATCCTGGTGCGGGGGTCTCATCATGTCGTCTTTCAGTCTCTCTAGTCCTTGACTTCTTGTTTCCTGTATTTGTCAGGTGGCCAAGTAATAATGAGAAGGCAGAGACCGATAACTGGGACACATGGGCGACTCAGCCATCACTAACCGTACCAAGTGCAGGCCAGATCCGGCAACGCTCTGCTTTTACTCCAGCGACTGTAACAGGCTCTTCTCCCTCCCCGGTACTGGGTCAGGTAGGTGGCGCCTTGAATTCATCCTTGTAAATAGGTAGATGGTGTTTTATGCCTTCAATTCACTAGACAGATGGCGTATAAGGACTTTCCAGGACTTTAATGTCAATGATCTATTTATTGGATAGATCATAAATATCAGATCTATGGGGGTCAAGTGCccagcacccctgctgatcagcagtTTAAGTTGGCTATGGCTCTCAGACCagttctgcagcctcttcattttTCACAAGGCACAATACTATAAGTACATGGTAGTATAGCTAAGTCTCATTCAAATGAAGCGGACATTGCCATTTGTACTAcgaggcacagccactacacaatgtatgcGGTGGTCTGGTAGACAAGAATTCAAAGTGCAAATCTGAGTGCTGTAGCCCCTGGTTTGCTGGGAGTTGGCCCCCTACCAATCTGTTATTAATGACCTAGGACAGTGaaggcgaaccttttagagatcaagtacccaaactgcaacctaaaacccactaatttatcacaaattgccaacacagcaatttaaccttaataatgtgcggatccacaattacagtcctgcaaaatatggtcatacgaatggggttttatagagctttctgctccgctgtgacccacacacagtccaatctgcttcacagtgaccccccacaccgtacaatctgctccacagtggtccccatacagtacaatttgctttacagtggcccccacacagtgtaatttgctccacagtggcccccccacacagtgtaatctgttccacagatgggtaccaaagagagggctctgactgCCACCTgtggcacctgtgccataggttcgccatcacagacCTTGGAAAACCTACCAAAGTGGTTCGGACTTTTGGTTAAAATTGACCCTAGTACATTAAACTAGGTTGTCAGTGGGATCCTCATGACTCTCCTCTAACGGTTGGATTTGAcaagggtcatcaatatcagataggcAGAGGTCGGAcacctcagggtccattcacacagttttttggcgcatcatgatccatgtggaaaaataaagcctcccatgggaggaattaatgggaggcttttttttttccacgtggatccTGACTCAAATTTAGcgacaaaatcagcaacaaaaaaacttGGTGAATGGACCCTGACATTCCCACAGACAACAGAGTTTACGGCTTCCTTTTCCAGCAGACCAATGGGGGTGACAGGTGGCAGATCTCATATTAGTCGCCCcatctttaggatagatcatcagtatttttagcccagaagaTCCCTTTAATCTGTTCCATTTGATCACCCGGTTGTTTGCACTATTGTCATCCATAACCAGATTATAACTCTCAGCATTATCTGTTTGATTACTGCCGGTAATCTAATACCTCCCCAATACACCAGGTCATGGTGTATGTCCTGCTTTGTGCTTCCATTTGCTGTCCTTCTTACCAGTGGATGACCCCTCTTCATTTTAAAGGGTGAAAAGGTAGAAGGACTCCAAGCACAGGCTTTATATCCCTGGAGGGCCAAGAAGGACAACCATCTCAACTTCAACAAGAACGACACCATCACGGTGCTGGAGCAGCAGGACATGTGGTGGTTCGGAGAAGTTCAAGGACATAAGGGCTGGTTTCCCAAATCCTATGTGAAGCTGATTTCCGGCCCCCTAAGGAAGTCTACAAGGTCTGTATGAGATgtattgggaaggggggggggttgtagcaGCTGGATAACTGTTTAGTGACTTTCTAGACTGTTCTGCAGTGACCTGGACAGTGGGGGCTGTGACAGTGCACTGAGACTGAGCTGTTAAAGGGGCTGCCCATGAGCATCACTTACCCCTAACAACAGCATAGGAAATGGGGGTCTGACTACTATTAGCTGTTTAATCCCTTCTACTCTTTCTTTTTTATCACAGCATTGACTCGACATCTTCAGAAAGTCCGGCCAGTCTAAAGAGAGTTTCATCACCAGCATTCAAGCCTGCCGTCCAAGGAGAAGGTGAGGCCTAGCTACACATTTGACCTGCCTAGATTTATTAATTGCTTTAAACTTGTAAATGTCCATTAAGTCTAATAATAGACTTGAGTGAGtaatattcgaaacggcagtttcgaatagcacgcgcctataggaatgaatggacgcagccgtctGCGTGCCGTCCGGCTCCATTAATTGCTTATGGGTATGTGCTATTCTAAACTGCCgattcaaatactatttgctcatctctactaataatagaCATGAGCTGTGTTTGTATTGCGACAACACTGtgcatctctgtactgtgacatcactgtgtgtattatctctgtactgtgacatcactgtgtgtattatctctgtactgtgacatcactgtgtgtattatcctgtactgtgacatcactgtgtgtattatcctgtactgtgacatcactgtgtgtattatctctgtactgtgacatcactgtgtgtattatctctgtactgtgacatcactgtgtgtattatctctgtactgtgacatcactgtgtcactgtgtgtattatctctgtactgtgacatcactgtgtgtattatcctgtactgtgacatcactgtgtgtattatctctgtactgtgacatcactgtgtgtattatcctgtactgtgacatcactgtgtgtattatctctgtactgtgacatcactgtgtgtattatctctgtactgtgacatcactgtgtgtattatctctgtactgtgacatcactgtgtattatctctgtactgtgacatcactgtgtgtattatccctgtactgtgacatcactgtgtgtattatcctgtactgtgacatcactgtgtgtattatcctgtactgtgacatcactgtgtgtattatctctgtactgtgacatcactgtgtgtattatctctgtactgtgacatcactgtgtgtattatctctgtactgtgacatcactgtgtgtattatcctgtactgtgacatcactgtgtgtattatccctatactgtgacatcactgtgtgtattatcctgtactgtcacatcactgtgtgtattatctctgtactgtgacatcactgtgtgtattatccctgtactgtgacatcactgtgtgtattatctctgtactgtcacatcactgtgtgtattatctctgtactgtgacatcactgtgtgtattatcctgtactgtgacatcactgtgtgtattatcctgtactgtgacatcactgtgtgtattatctctgtactgtgacatcactgtgtgtattatctctgtactgtgacatcactgtgtgtattatcctgtactgtgacatcactgtgtgtattatccctgtactgtgacatcactgtgtgtattatcctgtactgtgacatcactgtgtgtattatctctgtactgtgacatcactgtgtg
This sequence is a window from Leptodactylus fuscus isolate aLepFus1 chromosome 2, aLepFus1.hap2, whole genome shotgun sequence. Protein-coding genes within it:
- the ITSN1 gene encoding intersectin-1 isoform X3, whose translation is MAQFAAASFGGNLDIWAITVEERAKHDQQFHGLKPTSGYITGDQARNFFLQSGLHPPVLAQIWALADMNNDGRMDQLEFSIAMKLIKLKLQGYPLPSALPAAMLKPPVALPASAGFGISGITGMPSLAAVAPVPMPPIPVVGMSPPLVSSVPAAAVPPMANGAPAVIQPLPAFAHSATLPKSSSFGRSGAGAQMNTKTLQKAQSFDVPVTPPLVEWAVPQSSRLKYRQLFNSHDKTMSGHLTGPQARTILMQSSLPQAQLATIWNLSDIDQDGKLTAEEFILAMHLIDLAMSGQPLPPVLPPDYIPPSFRRVRSGSGISMMSSVSVDQRLPEEPAEEEPQPVDKKLPVTFEDKKRENFERGNLELEKRRQALLEQQRKEQERLAQLERAEQERKERERQEQERKRQQELEKQLEKQRELERQREEERRKEIERREAAKRELERQRQLEWERNRRQELLNQRNKEQEDIVILKAKKKTLEFELEALNDKKHQLEGKLQDIRYRLTTQRQEIESTNKSRELRIAEITHLQQQLQESQQLLGKLIPEKQSLNDQLKQVQQNSLHRDSLHSLKRALEAKEIGRQHLRDQLDEVEKETRAKLQEIDVFNNQLKELREMHSKQQLEKQKDMEAERMRQKEQERKMFELEKQKEEALRKAQEQDKQWQDRVKQEEEPPRHTVLQEEEKLKREESLKRMEEERRLEVQEKSSKFFQQPPEAMKPVGQVPWTGTEKAPLTISQGDVKVVYYRALYPFDARSHDEITIQPGDIIMVDESQTGEPGWLGGELKGKTGWFPANYAERLPESEFPSTAKPVADTTAKTTLHLTPSTATSSAFTDSSTNANNWADFSSTWPSNNEKAETDNWDTWATQPSLTVPSAGQIRQRSAFTPATVTGSSPSPVLGQGEKVEGLQAQALYPWRAKKDNHLNFNKNDTITVLEQQDMWWFGEVQGHKGWFPKSYVKLISGPLRKSTSIDSTSSESPASLKRVSSPAFKPAVQGEEYIAMYTYESNEQGDLTFQQGDMIVVIKKDGDWWTGTVGDKTGVFPSNYVRLKDSEGMATAGKTGSLGKKPEIAQVIAPYAATGPEQLTLAPGQLILIRKKNPGGWWEGELQARGKKRQIGWFPANYVKLLSPGTNKSTPTEPPKPAVLPPTCQVIGMYDYIAQNDDELAFSKGQVINVLNKEDPDWWKGELNGHVGLFPSNYVKLTTDMDPSQQ